One Formosa sp. Hel3_A1_48 genomic window, TGCCTGATCAAGTAGTATTTAAAGTTGCTGTTGGGGGAAATTATTTCTTTGAAATTGCGAAGCTTCAAGCCTTGAGATGGTTATGGGATAGCTTAATCAAAGACTACGATTTGAGCGCTAGATGTCATATTATCGCTGAACCGAGTAAACGCAACAAGACAATTTATGAATACAATATGAATATGTTGCGTACAACGACCGAAATCATGAGCGCAGCATTGGGTAGTAGTGATACCATCATAAATTTACCCTATGATGTACTTTACCACAAAGACAATGAATTTGGCAGACGCATCTCCAGAAATCAACTACTGATTTTAAAGCACGAGAGTAAATTTAGTGCTGTAACCAACCCAACGATGGGTGCTTATTACATTGAAGAACTTACTAATCAGTTCGCAGAAAAGGCCTTAGCACTCTTTAAAGACATAGAAAAACAAGGCGGGTTTCTGAAGCAATTAATTGATGGGACAATACAAAAAAAAATAAAGGAATATGCTAAAAAAGAACAAGATAGTTTTGACAACAATAATCAAGAGCTGGTAGGCATACATATTCAACAAAACATCGATGAAAAAATAAAAGCACAACTTGAACTTTATCCCTTTGTTAAACATCAACCGCGCAAAACATTGATTGAGCCTATCATTGCTAAAAGAATTGCAGAATCCATAGAGAAAAAGCGTTTGGGTAATGAGTAGAAAAAATATACAACATATAAAACTCTCCTCCAATCTGAATGTCAAGAACAGTAACAGAGCAAATACAAATATTTATTCAAAGGAAGATTTAGATCACACAAAACATTTGGGTTTTGGCGCAGGAAGCCCGCCGTTCTTGAGAGGGCCCTATTCCACAATGTATGTAAGACGACCTTGGACCATACGTCAATATGCTGGGTTTTCTACAGCTGAGGACTCCAACAACTTCTATAAAAAAAACCTTGCAGCAGGCCAGAAAGGTCTGTCTGTGGCCTTTGATCTACCTACGCATAGAGGTTATGATAGTGATCATGAACGAGTAATTGGAGATGTTGGAAAAGCTGGAGTGGCAATTGACTCCGTTGAAGATATGAAAATTCTTTTTGATCAAATTCCATTGGACAAAATGAGTGTATCAATGACAATGAATGGTGCAGTTTTACCCATCATGGCTTTTTACATTGTAGCAGCACAAGAACAAGGAGTAAATCTCGATGAGCTTAGTGGCACAATACAAAATGACATTCTCAAGGAATTTATGGTTCGCAACACCTACATATACCCTCCAACTCCTTCGATGCATATTATTGGTGAGATTTTTGAATACTGCAGCAAAAACATGCCAAAATTCAACAGCATCAGTATCTCTGGTTACCATATGCAGGAAGCAGGTGCACCGCCAGAAATTGAACTGGCATATACGCTTGCTAATGGCTTAGAATATTTGAAAAAAGGGCTCGAAATCGGATTGGATATTGATAAATTCGCTCCGCGTTTGTCGTTTTTTTGGGGTATTGGAATGGATCATTTTATGGAAATTGCTAAAATGCGTGCCGCTAGGGTATTATGGGCTAAGATTGTTAAACAATTTAATCCTAAAAACCCGAAGTCTATGGCTTTGAGAACCCATTGTCAAACAAGTGGCTGGAGTCTTACAGAACAAGATCCCTTTAACAATGTTGCAAGAACATGTATAGAAGCTACTTCAGCAGTGTTTGGCGGAACTCAAAGCTTACATACTAATGCACTAGATGAAGCTATTGCATTACCTACAGACTTTTCTGCACGAATCGCGAGAAACACTCAATTGTACCTCCAAAAAGAGACCCAAATCATCAAAACTGTTGATCCTTGGGCTGGCAGTTATTACGTAGAGTCATTGACACATCAAATCATTGAAAAAGCTTGGGAGATAATCCAAGATATTGAACAACAAGGTGGAATGACTAAAGCTATTGAAGTTGGAATACCAAAGTTAAAAATTGAAGAAGAAGCCGCTAAAAAACAAGCCCATATTGACTCTGGGCAAAATATAATTGTGGGGGTCAATAAGTTTAAACTAGAAAACGAGGACCCCTTACA contains:
- a CDS encoding methylmalonyl-CoA mutase subunit beta, with amino-acid sequence MKFDEFESQSSKAWKQRIQYELDGADFNTNLVWNSLEGIDVKPFYHADSSEQPLAIPHQSDGWKIGEYIYVQNTKSANKKALKCLSKGTESIYFILPKASICIDELLNGIVDFTVRIYLELNFSTADFLTKIDTKLFKSHSTIFLVNDSIGHLCKSGNWYKNKLKDFSDTLGLCNATEGVNSVFSVDIALYQNAGASMVQQLAYGLAHAHEYILEYKDVMPDQVVFKVAVGGNYFFEIAKLQALRWLWDSLIKDYDLSARCHIIAEPSKRNKTIYEYNMNMLRTTTEIMSAALGSSDTIINLPYDVLYHKDNEFGRRISRNQLLILKHESKFSAVTNPTMGAYYIEELTNQFAEKALALFKDIEKQGGFLKQLIDGTIQKKIKEYAKKEQDSFDNNNQELVGIHIQQNIDEKIKAQLELYPFVKHQPRKTLIEPIIAKRIAESIEKKRLGNE
- the scpA gene encoding methylmalonyl-CoA mutase; the encoded protein is MSRKNIQHIKLSSNLNVKNSNRANTNIYSKEDLDHTKHLGFGAGSPPFLRGPYSTMYVRRPWTIRQYAGFSTAEDSNNFYKKNLAAGQKGLSVAFDLPTHRGYDSDHERVIGDVGKAGVAIDSVEDMKILFDQIPLDKMSVSMTMNGAVLPIMAFYIVAAQEQGVNLDELSGTIQNDILKEFMVRNTYIYPPTPSMHIIGEIFEYCSKNMPKFNSISISGYHMQEAGAPPEIELAYTLANGLEYLKKGLEIGLDIDKFAPRLSFFWGIGMDHFMEIAKMRAARVLWAKIVKQFNPKNPKSMALRTHCQTSGWSLTEQDPFNNVARTCIEATSAVFGGTQSLHTNALDEAIALPTDFSARIARNTQLYLQKETQIIKTVDPWAGSYYVESLTHQIIEKAWEIIQDIEQQGGMTKAIEVGIPKLKIEEEAAKKQAHIDSGQNIIVGVNKFKLENEDPLHILEVDNDLVRKQQINRLKQIKAKRNQEEVDLWLNKLSTAARDKGENLLALAVEAARVRATLGEISTALETVFGRYQAKIKSISGVYKKELKNDESFEKAKLLADQFAESEGRRPRIMIAKMGQDGHDRGAKVVATGYADLGFDVDIGPLFQTAEEAAKQAVENDVHILGISTLAGGHKTLVPKVINHLRKMNREDIMVIVGGVIPKQDYQVLFDAGAVAIFGPGTKISDAAIAVLEILIN